In a genomic window of Saprospiraceae bacterium:
- the ppsA gene encoding phosphoenolpyruvate synthase, with protein MPFLIKHFSEISMRELALVGGKNASLGEMFCQLVPKGIMVPDGFAVTAEAYRLFLEEHKLRKPLSDLLAQLDKAHLSNLESIGTQARDLILKAALPKAVEAAIKEAYQQLRQREGADISVAVRSSATAEDLPSASFAGRLDSFLNISGEQELVDAVHRCFASLFTDRAIKYREDQGFGNIDVAISVGVQTMVRSDLASSGVAFTLDPDTGFDKVVVIDSVYGLGENIVQGRSTPDEFLLFKPHIGTHFNPIIQKKLGGKEWTMIYSKAANAASTVENKPSPDHKRDLFSISDADVAMLGKWCVQIEQHYGRPMDIEWAKDGATGKLYIVQARPETVHAGKSKQAVVRAYKIKTKGQKLAEGIALGEKIAFGRARLLRSPQEANLLQDGEVLVTDITNPDWDPILKRAAAIVTNKGGRTSHAAIVARELGTVAIVGCGNATDKIHDGDLITVSCAEGKTGFIYAGKADWEVEEKDISNLQMPKTAPMLILGDPSLAFQQSFLPNRGVGLLRMEFLITHHIKVHPLALTRFEQVANPGIKEGIAHLTRHYRDKKDYFVDKLAQGVATIAAAFHPHDVIVRMSDFKSNEYANLVGGQQFEPLEENPMLGFRGASRYYSPLYKDGFALECKAMKRVREEMGFTNVKLMVPFCRTVEEGKQVIETMKEFGLERGKNGLEIYVMVEIPSNVLMAEEFAEVFDGFSIGSNDLTQLTLGLDRDSALVSNLFSEKNAAVMRLIASAIRTARRKGIKIGLCGQAPSDMPEFAQFLVNEGIDSISFNADALLKGIENMNAAESKEPKTGIEEPPPMGETTSPARDNTYVNPAPVTNREWEREGDGGEIFK; from the coding sequence ATGCCCTTCTTGATTAAACATTTCTCGGAAATATCCATGCGCGAACTCGCCCTTGTAGGCGGCAAAAATGCCTCGTTGGGGGAAATGTTCTGCCAATTGGTGCCAAAAGGCATCATGGTGCCAGATGGGTTTGCGGTCACTGCCGAAGCCTATCGGTTGTTTTTGGAAGAGCATAAATTGCGCAAACCCCTGAGCGACTTGCTGGCACAATTAGACAAGGCGCATCTCTCCAATCTCGAATCCATCGGCACACAAGCGCGCGATTTGATTTTGAAAGCAGCCTTGCCCAAAGCGGTAGAAGCCGCCATCAAAGAAGCTTACCAACAGTTGCGCCAGCGTGAAGGAGCAGATATTTCGGTGGCTGTGCGCAGCAGCGCGACGGCAGAGGATTTGCCCTCCGCAAGTTTTGCCGGGCGGTTGGACAGTTTTCTCAATATCAGCGGCGAACAGGAGCTGGTGGACGCGGTGCATCGCTGTTTTGCCTCCTTGTTCACCGACCGCGCCATCAAGTACCGTGAAGACCAAGGCTTCGGCAACATAGACGTGGCCATCTCGGTAGGGGTGCAAACAATGGTGCGTTCCGATTTGGCTTCTTCCGGCGTAGCCTTTACCCTCGACCCCGACACGGGTTTCGACAAGGTGGTGGTGATTGACAGCGTGTATGGCCTCGGCGAAAACATCGTGCAAGGCCGCTCCACCCCCGATGAGTTCTTGCTTTTCAAGCCTCATATCGGCACACACTTCAACCCCATCATCCAGAAAAAACTCGGCGGTAAAGAATGGACGATGATTTATTCCAAAGCCGCCAACGCTGCCTCGACGGTGGAAAACAAACCTTCCCCCGACCACAAACGCGACCTCTTTTCCATCAGCGATGCCGATGTGGCCATGCTGGGCAAATGGTGTGTCCAAATCGAGCAGCACTACGGCAGGCCGATGGATATCGAATGGGCCAAGGACGGCGCGACCGGCAAACTCTACATCGTGCAAGCGCGACCTGAGACCGTCCATGCGGGCAAGAGCAAACAGGCTGTGGTGCGTGCCTACAAAATAAAAACAAAGGGGCAGAAACTCGCCGAAGGCATCGCGTTGGGCGAAAAAATCGCTTTCGGGCGGGCGAGGCTCCTGCGCTCGCCTCAGGAAGCCAACCTCTTGCAAGATGGGGAGGTGCTCGTGACCGACATCACCAACCCCGACTGGGACCCTATCCTCAAACGCGCCGCCGCCATTGTCACCAACAAAGGTGGGCGCACCAGCCATGCCGCCATTGTAGCCCGCGAACTCGGTACTGTCGCCATTGTGGGCTGCGGCAACGCGACCGATAAAATTCACGACGGCGACCTGATAACGGTCAGTTGCGCAGAGGGCAAAACGGGCTTCATCTACGCCGGAAAAGCCGATTGGGAAGTAGAGGAAAAAGACATCTCCAACCTGCAAATGCCCAAAACGGCCCCCATGCTCATCCTCGGCGACCCGTCGCTGGCGTTCCAGCAGTCGTTTTTGCCCAATCGGGGCGTGGGGCTGCTGCGCATGGAATTTCTCATCACCCACCATATCAAGGTGCATCCGTTGGCGCTCACCCGCTTCGAGCAAGTCGCCAACCCCGGCATCAAGGAAGGCATTGCCCACCTGACACGGCACTACCGCGATAAAAAGGACTATTTCGTGGACAAACTCGCCCAGGGCGTGGCGACCATCGCGGCGGCGTTTCACCCGCACGATGTCATCGTGCGCATGAGCGATTTCAAGAGCAATGAATACGCCAACCTCGTCGGCGGCCAGCAATTTGAACCGTTGGAAGAAAACCCGATGCTCGGCTTTCGGGGTGCGTCGCGCTACTATTCGCCGCTCTACAAAGATGGTTTCGCGCTCGAATGCAAGGCCATGAAAAGGGTGCGCGAAGAAATGGGATTCACGAACGTGAAACTGATGGTTCCTTTCTGCCGCACGGTGGAGGAAGGCAAACAAGTAATAGAAACGATGAAGGAATTTGGCCTCGAACGCGGAAAAAACGGCCTCGAAATCTACGTCATGGTCGAGATACCGAGCAACGTGCTGATGGCCGAAGAATTTGCCGAAGTGTTCGATGGCTTTTCCATCGGCTCCAACGACCTCACCCAGCTCACGCTCGGCCTCGACCGCGACTCCGCCCTCGTGAGCAATCTTTTTAGTGAAAAAAATGCGGCAGTGATGCGGCTCATTGCCTCCGCCATTCGCACTGCTCGCCGAAAAGGCATCAAAATCGGGCTATGTGGGCAGGCCCCCAGCGATATGCCAGAGTTTGCGCAGTTTTTGGTGAATGAGGGCATTGACAGTATTTCTTTCAATGCGGACGCGCTGCTGAAGGGGATTGAGAACATGAACGCGGCAGAGTCGAAGGAGCCCAAAACCGGCATTGAAGAACCGCCGCCGATGGGCGAAACGACTTCGCCTGCCCGCGACAATACCTACGTTAATCCCGCCCCTGTCACCAATCGGGAGTGGGAACGGGAAGGTGATGGCGGGGAGATTTTTAAATGA
- a CDS encoding ATP-binding cassette domain-containing protein, with product MARNSDNKEMVITIEGLCKSFGANMVLDDFNLSLHRGESLVVLGKSGSGKSVLIKCIIGLIRPDRGIIRVLGQNVLTLSHDALDEIRVRVGFLFQSNALYDSMTVRENLEFPLRRHSFNLTQSAANDMVMEALRNVGLEHTVDMMPAELSGGMRKRIALARTLILKPEIILYDEPTTGLDPITALEIISLMKAIHEKYQTSSIIITHDMKCVSLTADRVAMLIDGRCYAEGTYDELKMAQDEKIKQFFQ from the coding sequence ATGGCACGCAACTCAGACAACAAGGAAATGGTGATAACCATCGAGGGGCTTTGCAAATCGTTTGGAGCCAACATGGTTTTGGACGATTTCAACCTATCCTTGCATCGGGGCGAAAGTCTGGTCGTGTTGGGCAAGTCGGGTTCTGGCAAATCGGTACTGATAAAATGTATTATCGGCCTGATTCGACCCGACCGGGGCATCATCAGGGTGCTGGGTCAAAACGTGCTCACTCTCAGTCACGATGCCTTGGATGAAATTCGGGTTAGAGTGGGATTTTTGTTTCAAAGCAATGCGCTCTACGATTCCATGACCGTGCGGGAAAATCTTGAGTTCCCGCTGCGTCGTCATTCGTTCAATCTGACTCAATCTGCCGCGAACGATATGGTGATGGAGGCACTGCGCAACGTTGGCCTCGAACACACGGTGGATATGATGCCGGCAGAGCTGTCTGGCGGCATGCGCAAACGCATCGCATTGGCACGCACACTCATCCTGAAACCCGAGATTATTTTGTACGATGAACCAACCACCGGCCTCGACCCTATCACAGCCTTGGAAATCATTTCGCTGATGAAAGCCATTCATGAAAAATACCAAACGTCTTCCATCATTATCACGCACGACATGAAATGCGTGAGCCTCACAGCAGACCGCGTGGCCATGCTCATCGACGGGCGATGTTATGCGGAGGGGACTTACGACGAATTGAAAATGGCTCAGGATGAGAAAATCAAGCAGTTTTTCCAGTAA
- a CDS encoding ABC transporter permease, translating to MTKLELTLPESTRRFLHDAGELSRFAARFFAEGFSPRYEVREFVRQCFVVGYKSLPLAGLTAFIMGLVLTMQLHPTMVYYGVEAMIPAMVGISIVREIGPILTALIFAGKIGSSIGAELGSMKVTEQIDAMEVSGTNPFKYLVVTRTLAATLMLPILVIIADAISLYGSYLGINIYENVSFYLFFKQIFDHLLFMDVVPAVIKTFFFGFAVGIIGCYKGYYSSKGTEGVGRSANSAVVVSSVMIFILDLLAVQITDLL from the coding sequence ATGACCAAACTTGAATTAACCCTTCCTGAAAGCACCCGCCGATTTCTGCACGATGCTGGCGAATTGAGCCGCTTTGCTGCCCGCTTTTTTGCAGAAGGATTCAGCCCCCGCTATGAGGTGCGCGAGTTTGTGCGTCAGTGTTTCGTCGTCGGTTACAAGTCGCTGCCTCTTGCGGGTCTCACGGCGTTCATCATGGGCTTGGTGCTGACCATGCAGCTACACCCGACGATGGTCTATTACGGTGTAGAAGCCATGATACCGGCGATGGTCGGCATTTCCATCGTGCGCGAAATCGGGCCGATACTTACGGCACTAATTTTTGCCGGAAAAATCGGCTCCAGCATCGGCGCAGAGCTGGGTTCCATGAAGGTGACGGAACAGATAGACGCGATGGAAGTGTCTGGCACCAACCCGTTCAAATACTTGGTCGTCACCCGCACGCTTGCTGCCACGCTGATGTTGCCTATCTTGGTCATCATTGCCGACGCCATATCGCTCTACGGTTCTTATTTGGGCATCAACATTTACGAAAACGTAAGTTTCTATCTGTTTTTCAAACAGATATTTGACCACCTGCTTTTCATGGACGTAGTGCCCGCCGTCATCAAAACCTTCTTTTTCGGATTTGCGGTCGGCATCATAGGGTGTTACAAAGGCTACTATTCGAGCAAAGGCACGGAAGGGGTGGGGCGTTCGGCCAATTCAGCCGTGGTAGTGTCGTCCGTCATGATTTTTATCCTTGACCTGCTTGCTGTTCAGATAACCGACTTGTTGTAA
- a CDS encoding dehydrogenase gives MSTSHTRRKTSHRPNKSSEPLSFSKGNLSQATLLHLYEQLVKPRLIEEKMLNLLRQGRISKWFSGIGQEAISVGAACALLPDETIFTMHRNLGVFTARDMPLDRLFCQWQGKRLGYTKGRDRSFHFGAMEHHIVGMISHLGPQLSLAAGVAMAHKLRKEGRISLAFTGEGATSQGEFHEALNVASVWKLPVIFLIENNGYGLSTRPSEQYACESLVDRAVGYGMRGVSIDGNNIIEVYSTIRQLAEEMRKNPEPVLLECRTFRMRGHEEASGTKYVPKELMDEWAKKDPIENYEKWLLEEGVLNEGHIKSLKDGYRKEIRAAVDVMFAEPEPVPDREEELADVYKEAPKSVAASNVGKEARFIDALSDGLREAMQRHPNLILMGQDIADYGGVFKITQGFVETFGRDRVRNTPLCESAIVGIGLGLSLGGFKSMVEMQFADFVTCGFNQIVNNLAKLHWRWGQHADVVIRMPTGGGTGAGPFHSQSNEAWFTHVPGLKVVYPSTPHDAKGLLLASFEDPNPVMFFEHKALYRSESGMVPEGFYTVEIGKARQVRRGEQVSIITYGLGVRWAQQVANEMGLDADIVDLRSLVPLDYEAITDSVKRTNRVLILHEDTLFGGIGGEIAAWISEHLFEFLDAPVIRAASLDTPVPFAIPLEQHFFPVERMKEQLRRLVGY, from the coding sequence ATGAGCACCTCTCACACCCGTCGCAAAACCTCCCATCGGCCCAACAAATCTAGTGAGCCTCTGTCTTTTTCCAAAGGTAATCTGTCACAAGCGACTTTGCTTCATCTTTATGAACAACTGGTAAAACCGCGTCTCATCGAGGAAAAGATGCTCAACCTGCTTCGGCAGGGGCGGATATCAAAATGGTTTAGTGGCATCGGGCAGGAGGCGATTTCGGTTGGTGCTGCTTGCGCGCTCTTGCCTGATGAGACCATTTTCACCATGCACCGCAACTTGGGCGTGTTCACGGCGAGAGATATGCCGCTCGACCGTTTGTTTTGCCAATGGCAGGGCAAGCGCCTCGGCTACACCAAAGGGCGTGACCGTTCTTTTCATTTTGGTGCGATGGAACACCACATCGTAGGCATGATTTCGCACCTCGGGCCTCAACTTTCGCTGGCGGCGGGTGTGGCGATGGCGCACAAGTTGAGGAAGGAGGGCCGCATATCGTTGGCTTTTACAGGTGAGGGTGCCACAAGTCAAGGCGAATTTCATGAGGCGCTCAACGTGGCTTCCGTTTGGAAGCTCCCGGTCATTTTTTTGATTGAAAACAACGGGTATGGCCTAAGCACTCGGCCTTCGGAACAGTACGCCTGCGAAAGTCTTGTGGACCGCGCCGTTGGATATGGGATGCGCGGGGTGAGCATTGATGGCAACAACATAATAGAGGTATATTCGACTATCCGGCAACTGGCGGAGGAGATGCGCAAAAACCCCGAACCTGTGTTGCTCGAATGTCGCACTTTTCGGATGCGCGGTCACGAGGAAGCGAGCGGCACCAAGTACGTTCCGAAGGAGCTGATGGATGAGTGGGCTAAAAAGGACCCGATTGAAAATTACGAGAAATGGCTTCTGGAAGAAGGTGTTTTGAACGAAGGACACATCAAGTCATTGAAAGACGGGTATAGAAAGGAAATTCGGGCGGCTGTGGATGTCATGTTTGCCGAGCCGGAGCCTGTGCCAGACAGGGAGGAGGAATTGGCGGATGTTTACAAAGAGGCCCCTAAGTCAGTCGCTGCCAGCAATGTTGGCAAGGAGGCACGATTCATTGATGCGCTGTCCGACGGCTTGCGCGAAGCGATGCAGCGTCACCCCAACCTGATTTTAATGGGACAGGATATTGCGGATTATGGTGGTGTGTTCAAAATCACGCAGGGTTTTGTGGAGACGTTTGGTAGAGACCGCGTGCGCAACACACCGCTCTGTGAAAGTGCTATCGTCGGCATTGGGCTGGGCCTGAGTTTGGGCGGTTTCAAGAGTATGGTGGAGATGCAATTCGCCGATTTTGTGACTTGTGGGTTCAACCAGATTGTCAACAACCTCGCAAAGCTGCACTGGCGCTGGGGACAACACGCTGATGTGGTCATCCGAATGCCGACGGGCGGCGGCACGGGGGCGGGGCCTTTCCACTCGCAGTCGAACGAGGCGTGGTTCACCCATGTGCCGGGTTTGAAAGTGGTGTATCCCTCGACCCCGCACGACGCGAAAGGCTTGTTGCTCGCTTCTTTTGAGGACCCCAACCCGGTGATGTTTTTTGAACACAAGGCGCTGTATCGCTCGGAAAGCGGCATGGTGCCGGAGGGCTTCTACACGGTGGAAATTGGCAAGGCGCGGCAGGTGCGCAGGGGCGAGCAGGTGAGCATCATCACTTATGGCCTTGGGGTTCGCTGGGCGCAACAGGTGGCAAACGAAATGGGGCTGGATGCCGATATCGTGGATTTACGCTCACTCGTGCCGCTCGACTACGAGGCGATTACTGACTCAGTGAAACGCACGAATCGGGTGCTGATACTGCACGAGGACACTTTGTTTGGCGGTATTGGCGGCGAAATCGCGGCGTGGATTTCGGAGCATCTCTTTGAATTCTTGGATGCGCCGGTGATTCGGGCGGCCAGTCTGGACACGCCCGTGCCGTTCGCTATTCCGCTGGAACAACATTTTTTCCCGGTGGAAAGAATGAAGGAGCAGTTGAGGCGGTTGGTGGGGTATTGA
- a CDS encoding T9SS type A sorting domain-containing protein: MNKQTTLAIFAILLMATMSEMYAQTITVSDTLRANSVRARVQSNGAFFLGGQNGEFLVPATTGGLPEISMMKSAGLWLGGRDSAGNLHVSAQLYNENGKTDFYPGVLLDDLIPYPEFNFIADVTSAQINAHIANPASQIPAVYSWPARGNPFFFNYYGFDLPFSNFNYFAGFYDKFSNGVYEPDFGDYPVLELRGCPLIYNADEELWFAFHDVGPHTQSGGSPLGMEVQTQFFGIDCPEGSPVDRVVYVTYKLINKSPIPLDSCYLGVFMDFEVGNGGDDFIGCDPARRVVFAYNGDEVDEGGFENTPPVIAVDLLRGPLNEIGEVVDGWHFVPVDDANLTAPEHYYNLLAGRRLDGTPFPNNGLMYAGNPLNPSDWSEISDGNTPGERKALTSFGPFTLVPGAINELVLGYAWVRKDPNGSVADNLSIVGATMDAVQDLFDNCFDLSEGCPGNVPTSEPSSRLPITISPNPFAGWVLVESEEVRMQSVFLYDATGRLVREITAVENTAVVIQTGDLPAGLYGLQVRTKDGRLAAYKLIHE; encoded by the coding sequence ATGAACAAACAAACAACCCTTGCAATCTTTGCCATCCTGCTGATGGCAACCATGAGCGAAATGTATGCTCAAACTATAACCGTTAGCGATACACTGCGAGCCAATTCCGTCCGCGCACGTGTCCAATCAAACGGCGCTTTTTTTCTGGGCGGCCAAAACGGCGAATTTCTTGTCCCGGCCACAACAGGTGGTTTGCCCGAAATTTCAATGATGAAATCCGCCGGACTATGGCTGGGCGGGCGAGATTCGGCGGGCAATCTCCATGTGTCGGCTCAACTTTACAACGAAAACGGGAAAACGGATTTCTATCCCGGTGTCTTGCTGGATGATTTGATTCCCTATCCGGAGTTCAATTTCATTGCGGATGTGACCAGCGCACAAATAAATGCGCATATTGCAAATCCGGCCAGCCAGATTCCGGCCGTTTACAGCTGGCCCGCACGGGGTAATCCTTTTTTCTTCAACTACTATGGCTTCGATTTGCCATTTTCAAATTTCAATTATTTTGCTGGCTTCTACGACAAATTTTCTAATGGGGTTTATGAGCCTGATTTCGGCGATTACCCAGTACTCGAATTGAGAGGCTGCCCATTAATATACAATGCCGATGAAGAGTTGTGGTTTGCCTTCCACGATGTCGGGCCACACACACAATCGGGCGGGTCGCCATTGGGCATGGAGGTTCAGACCCAGTTTTTTGGCATAGACTGCCCGGAAGGCTCGCCGGTTGACCGGGTGGTGTATGTGACTTATAAGCTTATCAACAAGAGTCCCATCCCGCTGGATTCCTGCTACTTAGGTGTCTTTATGGATTTTGAAGTAGGCAATGGCGGCGATGATTTCATCGGTTGCGACCCCGCGCGGCGGGTCGTTTTTGCTTACAACGGCGACGAAGTGGACGAAGGCGGATTTGAAAACACGCCGCCCGTGATAGCGGTTGACCTGCTGCGTGGGCCGCTCAACGAAATAGGGGAGGTGGTGGACGGATGGCATTTTGTACCTGTGGATGATGCCAATCTCACCGCACCCGAGCATTATTACAATCTGCTGGCAGGCCGCCGCCTCGATGGCACACCTTTTCCAAACAATGGCCTCATGTATGCTGGCAACCCCCTCAATCCTTCTGATTGGTCGGAAATCAGTGATGGCAATACGCCAGGAGAGCGCAAGGCATTGACATCATTTGGGCCGTTCACTTTGGTTCCGGGTGCAATAAATGAGTTGGTACTGGGCTATGCTTGGGTACGCAAAGACCCCAATGGCAGTGTCGCCGACAACCTCTCCATTGTGGGCGCGACCATGGATGCCGTGCAAGACCTATTCGACAATTGCTTCGATTTGTCCGAGGGTTGTCCGGGCAATGTGCCGACCTCAGAACCCTCATCAAGGCTGCCTATCACCATTTCGCCAAATCCTTTTGCCGGTTGGGTGCTTGTGGAAAGTGAGGAGGTTCGGATGCAATCTGTTTTTTTGTACGATGCCACAGGTCGCCTTGTGCGCGAAATCACGGCAGTTGAAAATACGGCCGTTGTGATTCAGACTGGCGATTTGCCTGCCGGACTGTATGGTTTGCAGGTGCGAACAAAAGATGGTCGCTTGGCTGCCTACAAATTGATTCACGAGTGA
- a CDS encoding MCE family protein, whose translation MQKHTANSVKLGVFVLTGIFLLVLTLYILGKNKGMFGASFDLKTHFRAVNGLVKGNNVRFSGIDIGSVKNIVFVNDTVIEVTMSIERKMKSIIRSNAVASLGTDGLIGNRVVNIAPARGEAPLIKEGDLLPSKDEINTDEMLQTLRRTNDNVAVIAEELRSTIHRINTSAQLTELLEDRTMSANLKASFAHLHEATEKASALMTDASATLTLASQGKGTLATILTDTTLSQEIRQVVQKIKQVEESADRLANDLNQVVVSVDKDYNTGQGTVNALMKDSLMAAQLRQTIDNVEKGTEAFSQNMEALKHNFLFKRYFKKIEKEEKKKAVQKKPQ comes from the coding sequence ATGCAAAAACACACCGCTAACTCCGTCAAGCTGGGAGTATTCGTCCTCACTGGCATTTTTTTGCTCGTCCTCACGCTCTACATTTTGGGCAAGAACAAGGGGATGTTTGGTGCCAGCTTCGACCTGAAAACACATTTCAGAGCTGTCAATGGATTGGTGAAGGGCAACAATGTGCGCTTTTCTGGCATTGACATAGGCAGCGTGAAAAACATTGTGTTTGTCAACGACACCGTCATCGAGGTCACGATGAGCATTGAGCGGAAAATGAAGAGCATCATTCGCTCCAACGCCGTGGCGAGCCTTGGCACCGATGGGCTGATTGGCAACCGAGTGGTGAACATCGCGCCAGCGCGCGGAGAGGCCCCGCTCATCAAGGAAGGAGACCTATTGCCCTCCAAAGACGAAATCAACACCGACGAAATGCTCCAGACCCTGCGCCGCACCAACGACAACGTGGCCGTTATTGCCGAAGAGCTGCGCAGCACCATCCACCGCATCAACACCAGTGCGCAATTGACCGAGCTGCTCGAAGACCGCACCATGTCAGCCAACTTAAAAGCCTCGTTTGCTCATCTGCACGAAGCCACCGAAAAAGCCTCAGCCCTAATGACCGACGCATCTGCCACGCTAACCCTCGCTTCTCAGGGCAAGGGCACCTTGGCCACCATCCTGACCGATACTACCCTGTCGCAAGAGATTCGCCAAGTCGTTCAAAAAATAAAACAAGTGGAAGAAAGTGCCGACCGCCTCGCCAACGACCTGAATCAAGTGGTGGTTTCGGTGGACAAAGACTACAACACCGGACAGGGCACCGTGAACGCTTTGATGAAAGACTCCTTGATGGCTGCTCAACTGCGCCAAACGATTGACAACGTGGAGAAAGGCACGGAAGCATTCAGTCAAAACATGGAGGCGCTAAAGCACAATTTCCTTTTCAAGCGCTATTTCAAAAAAATAGAAAAAGAGGAAAAGAAAAAGGCGGTCCAAAAGAAACCGCAATAG
- a CDS encoding glucosaminidase domain-containing protein, which produces MKSLSCTVALVLFSWHLFCQVEGVPSNASLPTENQAFLGYISRFQSIAIEEMHRTGIPASIKLAQAILESGGGQSELALQANNHFGIKCGLNWGGRTYQKQDDDKDAAGNPILSCFRKYNRPEESFYDHSEFICDPSKYARYGFLFLLDQTDYVSWARGLESAGYASGAGYADRLLNLIGRYALHQYDAPPISLRDSTRTDVASRVGRTNRVKVVFSKANERLDDIAMRFDLSVEQLVEYNDHRLAPGTPLNPNTRVFIQEKRKKWRGQLAYHIVQEGQTMFELSQRYGIKLSTLLERNGLKPGQEPAIGEPVRLRGRPLFGKIAVLRLRGTESGINSP; this is translated from the coding sequence ATGAAATCACTATCCTGCACCGTCGCTTTGGTTCTTTTTTCGTGGCACTTGTTTTGTCAAGTCGAGGGCGTTCCGAGCAACGCCTCGCTTCCCACCGAAAACCAAGCTTTTCTCGGGTACATCAGCCGTTTCCAATCCATTGCTATCGAGGAAATGCACCGCACGGGCATCCCTGCCAGCATCAAACTGGCCCAGGCCATCTTGGAAAGCGGAGGCGGGCAGAGCGAGTTGGCACTACAAGCCAACAACCATTTTGGCATCAAGTGTGGCCTCAATTGGGGGGGGCGTACCTACCAAAAACAAGACGACGACAAAGACGCGGCGGGCAATCCCATCCTTTCCTGCTTTCGCAAATACAACAGGCCGGAAGAGAGCTTCTATGACCACAGTGAGTTCATCTGCGACCCCTCCAAGTACGCTCGATACGGCTTTCTTTTTCTCCTCGACCAAACCGACTATGTATCGTGGGCGCGAGGTCTGGAATCGGCAGGCTACGCCAGCGGAGCAGGTTACGCCGACAGACTACTCAACCTCATAGGTCGCTACGCGCTGCATCAATACGATGCCCCCCCAATTTCCCTGCGCGATTCGACACGCACTGATGTGGCAAGTCGCGTCGGGCGAACCAACCGTGTCAAAGTCGTATTTTCAAAGGCCAACGAACGATTGGATGACATTGCCATGAGGTTTGATTTGAGCGTGGAGCAATTGGTCGAATACAATGACCATCGCCTCGCCCCCGGCACCCCCTTGAACCCCAACACCCGGGTCTTTATTCAGGAAAAACGCAAAAAGTGGCGCGGCCAGCTTGCCTACCACATTGTGCAAGAAGGACAAACAATGTTTGAACTGTCGCAACGCTATGGCATCAAACTTTCCACCCTGCTCGAACGGAATGGTCTGAAACCGGGACAAGAGCCTGCCATTGGAGAGCCTGTGCGCCTGCGCGGTCGCCCGCTCTTTGGCAAAATAGCTGTGCTGAGGCTGCGTGGCACGGAGTCTGGCATCAATAGCCCGTGA
- a CDS encoding glucose 1-dehydrogenase gives MARLHNKVAIVTGAAGGMGESIARLFAQEGASVLATDIQFEKMNTWVQEARKHSLSIECVSHDVTSESDWQKVVEKAAQLYGKIDILINNAGVYQPMETTELTSLERWNKILSINLTSAFLGAKAALPHLKKSGKGSIVNNSSIAGLVGGNGAAYSSSKAGMLLLTKDQAIEFAPFNIRVNSIHPGGVMTPMTEHILPVDAAARDAMMKAMCPLGRIGEAIEIAYGALFLASDESSYMTGAELVIDGGLTAR, from the coding sequence ATGGCTCGTTTACACAACAAAGTCGCCATCGTCACTGGCGCAGCCGGGGGCATGGGCGAATCCATCGCCCGCCTGTTTGCACAAGAGGGTGCCTCGGTGTTGGCCACCGACATCCAATTTGAAAAAATGAACACTTGGGTGCAGGAGGCTCGCAAACACAGCCTTTCTATCGAGTGCGTCAGCCACGATGTCACCTCTGAGTCCGACTGGCAAAAAGTCGTGGAAAAAGCCGCGCAACTTTACGGCAAAATTGACATCCTCATCAACAATGCCGGGGTCTATCAGCCGATGGAAACCACCGAACTGACTTCGCTCGAACGCTGGAATAAAATCCTCTCCATCAACCTGACGAGTGCCTTTTTGGGCGCAAAGGCCGCGTTGCCGCATCTGAAAAAATCAGGCAAAGGCTCCATCGTCAACAACTCGTCCATCGCTGGCCTTGTGGGCGGCAACGGCGCTGCCTACTCCTCCTCAAAAGCGGGCATGCTGCTGCTGACCAAAGACCAAGCCATTGAGTTTGCGCCATTCAACATCCGCGTCAACTCCATCCATCCGGGCGGCGTGATGACCCCGATGACGGAACACATCCTGCCAGTGGATGCCGCCGCACGCGATGCGATGATGAAAGCGATGTGCCCGTTGGGTCGTATCGGCGAGGCTATCGAAATCGCGTACGGGGCGTTGTTTCTCGCCTCCGACGAGTCGTCGTACATGACAGGTGCCGAATTGGTGATTGATGGAGGGCTGACGGCAAGATGA